A genomic region of Chelonia mydas isolate rCheMyd1 chromosome 9, rCheMyd1.pri.v2, whole genome shotgun sequence contains the following coding sequences:
- the GP5 gene encoding platelet glycoprotein V produces the protein MLVFRLAVTIHLFLQLNASVCPEKCECILKDAIRCSGPGIKDLASLGLPNNMTQILITNTKGTDLKDKVFSGMTVLQRLILSSNQLFLILPGAFKGLVKLKTLKLFNNKLTQLPTGVFDEMMDLQQLILENNLLKDIERSLFDKLVNLQELFLNKNRLTELPEGVLRNLAKLKLLNLSRNYLAALPRNIFSTLTRLEKLALYMNRLSSIDSGVFDNLRELQELLLHSNGIQSIAPGTFHNLLKLKSLTLSRNKLQLLPHGLFLHLHNLTKLTLYGNPLGSLSEILFGEMRILRSLWVYDTKLSTVPDFVFGNLTNLELLVLTFNPELSVLPRNVFSGLNELLTLSLHTNNLSSLPEGIFQGLQKLQEISLFHNRIEVLPKNLFYNLNNLQAIYLNCASLQSLPGDFFTSLPKLQEAVLDNSPGKCDCQIAEFKGWLQRNLDIEKMSRS, from the coding sequence ATGTTGGTTTTTCGTTTAGCTGTAACCATCCATCTTTTCCTTCAGCTGAATGCATCCGTTTGCCCTGAGAAATGCGAGTGTATTCTGAAAGATGCCATCCGTTGCTCTGGTCCCGGTATCAAAGACCTGGCATCGTTAGGTCTGCCTAACAACATGACACAAATTCTAATAACAAATACTAAGGGAACAGATTTGAAGGACAAAGTCTTTTCTGGAATGACAGTGCTACAGCGTCTCATTCTATCTTCAAACCAGCTTTTCCTAATTTTGCCAGGAGCTTTTAAAGGCTTAGTAAAGCTGAAGACCCTCAAACTGTTTAACAACAAGTTAACTCAGCTTCCCACAGGAGTGTTCGATGAAATGATGGACCTTCAGCAGTTGATCCTTGAAAATAATTTGCTGAAAGATATTGAGCGCAGCCTGTTTGACAAACTAGTCAACTTGCAGGAGCTGTTTTTGAACAAAAACCGTTTGACAGAGCTTCCTGAAGGAGTGCTAAGAAACCTCGCCAAGCTTAAACTACTGAACTTATCCAGAAACTATTTGGCAGCCTTGCCTAGAAATATATTTAGCACATTAACCAGACTTGAGAAGCTCGCTCTGTATATGAACAGGCTCAGTTCAATAGACTCTGGTGTGTTTGATAACCTGAGAGAGCTGCAGGagcttcttctgcattcaaaTGGCATTCAGTCCATTGCCCCAGGCACGTTTCACAATCTCCTTAAACTAAAAAGTTTAACTCTCTCTCGAAATAAGTTGCAGTTGTTACCTCATGGGCTCTTTCTGCATTTGCACAATTTGACTAAATTGACCTTATATGGGAATCCACTGGGATCCCTTTCAGAAATATTGTTTGGAGAAATGAGGATTCTCCGGAGTCTGTGGGTATATGACACCAAACTCTCAACGGTGCCAGATTTTGTGTTTGGTAATTTGACAAATTTGGAGCTACTTGTGCTGACTTTCAATCCTGAGTTAAGTGTTCTCCCAAGGAACGTGTTCAGTGGTCTAAATGAACTTCTTACTTTGTCTTTGCATACAAATAATCTCTCTAGTCTCCCGGAGGGCATCTTCCAGGGTCTGCAGAAACTTCAGGAGATTTCCCTTTTCCATAACAGGATTGAGGTTCTTCCTAAAAACCTCTTTTATAATCTCAATAATCTCCAGGCAATTTACCTAAATTGTGCCAGCCTGCAGTCTCTTCCTGGAGACTTCTTTACTTCTTTACCCAAGCTGCAAGAGGCCGTGCTTGACAACAGTCCTGGGAAATGTGATTGTCAAATTGCTGAATTCAAAGGGTGGCTCCAGAGGAATTTAGACATAGAAAAAATGTCACGTTCCTAA